ACCACTCGCTCCGCCCGCCCGTCGTCGCCGTGCGCGACGGACAGGCGCGAGTGATCGTCCGTCGGGAGACGGAGGAGGATCTCCTGAGTCTCGACCTCGGATGATGAAATAGACGTCTCACTCAATGGACCGAGGATGGAAACTGCTGTCCATTGAGTGAGACTGGTTCACACCTGGTGTGCAAACCGCGCTCCGGGTAGCGATGGAAGATCGAAAGGCGTAGGTCGAATGATGCGTACGCGTCCGCTGAAGGTGGCGCTGCTGGGCTGTGGAGTGGTCGGCTCAGAGGTGGCGCGCATCATGACGACGCACGCCGAAGACCTCACGGCCAGGATCGGCGCGCCCGTCGAGCTCGCCGGCGTGGCCGTGCGCCGCCCCTCCAAGGTGCGCGAGGGCATCGACCCGGCGCTCATCACCACCGACGCGACCGCCCTCCTCAAACGCGGTGACATCGACGTCGCCATCGAGGTCATCGGCGGCATCGAGCCGGCCCGCGCCCTGATCCACACCGCCTTCGAGCACGGCATCTCCGTGGTCTCGGCGAACAAGGCGCTGCTCGCCCAGGACGGCGCCGCGCTGCACGCCGCGGCCGTCGCCGCCGGGCTGGACCTGTACTACGAGGCGGCCGTCGCCGGCGCCATCCCGCTGGTCCGCCCGATGCGCGAGTCCCTCGCCGGCGACAAGATCAACCGGGTCATGGGCATCGTCAACGGCACGACGAACTTCATCCTCGACAAGATGGACTCGACGGGCGCCGGCTACCAGGAGGCCCTCGACGAGGCCACCGCGCTCGGCTACGCCGAGGCCGACCCGACCGCCGACGTCGAGGGCTACGACGCCGCCGCCAAGGCCGCGATCCTCGCCGGCATCGCCTTCCACACCCGGGTCCGCCTCGACGACGTGTACCGCGAGGGCATGACCGAGGTCAGCGCGGCCGACTTCGCCTCCGCCAAGCGGATGGGCTGCACCATCAAGCTCCTCGCGATCCTGGAGCGCGCCGCCGACGGCCAGTCCGTCACCGCCCGCGTGCATCCCGCGATGATCCCGCTCAGCCACCCGCTGGCGTCCGTCCGCGAGGCGTACAACGCCGTCTTCGTCGAGGCGGAGGCCGCCGGTCGGCTCATGTTCTACGGGCCCGGCGCGGGCGGTGCCCCCACCGCGTCCGCGGTCCTCGGCGACCTCGTCGCCGTCTGCCGCAACAAGCTCGCCGAGGCAACGGGGCCCGG
This region of Streptomyces sp. NBC_00513 genomic DNA includes:
- a CDS encoding homoserine dehydrogenase yields the protein MMRTRPLKVALLGCGVVGSEVARIMTTHAEDLTARIGAPVELAGVAVRRPSKVREGIDPALITTDATALLKRGDIDVAIEVIGGIEPARALIHTAFEHGISVVSANKALLAQDGAALHAAAVAAGLDLYYEAAVAGAIPLVRPMRESLAGDKINRVMGIVNGTTNFILDKMDSTGAGYQEALDEATALGYAEADPTADVEGYDAAAKAAILAGIAFHTRVRLDDVYREGMTEVSAADFASAKRMGCTIKLLAILERAADGQSVTARVHPAMIPLSHPLASVREAYNAVFVEAEAAGRLMFYGPGAGGAPTASAVLGDLVAVCRNKLAEATGPGESAYTQLPVSTMGDVVTRYHISLDVADKPGVLAQVATTFAEHGVSIDTVRQQGKDGEASLVVVTHRAHDAALTGTVEALRKLDTVRGVASIMRVEGE